Proteins encoded in a region of the Haloglomus salinum genome:
- a CDS encoding cytochrome P450: MSSDTGPTGGSIDTVGSGGVRDEEDDSAGAAADEEVSDLPLAPYPPNLGNPKLHALRQVQDPIGFSDRAAAVRDVYRVWLPGLGDLTQVTHPDHMKRVMLTDREKFRKSDDFGIAFGDGLLTVEGEEWAQQRKTLQPLFVRESVMGHAETMVEQVQRRVGRWEGGQQLDLQSEMTDLTLDVLFAAILGRELALDGDENIREGAEALHDWFLPTSYPLPRWMPTPARRRFRQGKKTLQKEADRLLDEAARNPPADPGEADDLMSLLVGLRESGMADSGMFTDEDLRDQMVTIIFAGHDTTTTSLTFALWALAEHPDIRERFHAEVDALDGPPTAEDIEEGRLEFTDKVVTETLRLFPPVYALPRVADQDVQFDGYRVPEGERIGVLIRRIQRDPRFFDEPEEFDPDRWTDEFRQNLHDFAYAPFGGGPRICIGRQFALLEAKLSLATIGRNYELYYLGEEGDHDGPPLSPQMTLRMKEGQEFLVTER; the protein is encoded by the coding sequence ATGAGTTCAGACACCGGGCCGACTGGCGGCAGCATCGACACCGTCGGGTCGGGAGGAGTCCGCGACGAGGAGGACGACTCGGCAGGAGCGGCGGCCGACGAGGAGGTATCGGACCTGCCGCTGGCGCCCTACCCGCCGAACCTCGGGAATCCGAAGCTGCATGCCCTCCGACAGGTGCAGGACCCCATCGGGTTCAGCGACCGGGCCGCGGCTGTCCGTGACGTCTACCGCGTCTGGCTCCCCGGTCTCGGTGACCTGACGCAGGTCACCCACCCCGACCACATGAAGCGTGTCATGCTGACCGACCGCGAGAAGTTCCGCAAGTCCGACGACTTCGGCATCGCGTTCGGCGACGGCCTGCTGACCGTCGAGGGCGAAGAGTGGGCCCAGCAGCGCAAGACCCTGCAACCGCTGTTCGTCCGCGAGAGCGTGATGGGTCACGCCGAGACGATGGTCGAGCAGGTACAGCGCCGCGTCGGTCGCTGGGAGGGTGGCCAGCAACTCGACCTCCAGTCGGAGATGACCGACCTGACGCTGGACGTGCTGTTCGCGGCCATCCTGGGGCGTGAACTGGCACTCGACGGCGATGAGAACATCCGCGAGGGTGCCGAGGCGCTGCACGACTGGTTCCTGCCTACCTCCTACCCGCTCCCGCGCTGGATGCCGACGCCCGCCCGCCGACGGTTCAGGCAGGGCAAGAAGACACTCCAGAAGGAGGCCGACCGACTGCTCGACGAGGCCGCCCGGAACCCGCCTGCGGACCCGGGGGAGGCCGACGACCTGATGAGCCTCCTCGTCGGCCTCCGGGAGTCCGGCATGGCCGACTCGGGGATGTTCACCGACGAGGACCTCCGCGACCAGATGGTCACCATCATCTTCGCCGGCCACGACACCACCACCACCTCCCTGACGTTCGCGCTCTGGGCGCTCGCCGAGCACCCCGACATCCGCGAGCGGTTCCACGCGGAGGTGGACGCGCTGGACGGTCCGCCCACGGCCGAGGACATCGAGGAGGGGCGGCTGGAGTTCACCGACAAGGTAGTCACCGAGACGCTCCGCCTGTTCCCGCCCGTCTACGCGCTCCCTCGTGTCGCCGACCAGGACGTGCAGTTCGACGGCTACCGCGTCCCCGAGGGCGAGCGCATCGGCGTCCTCATCCGCCGTATCCAGCGCGACCCGCGGTTCTTCGACGAGCCCGAGGAGTTCGACCCGGACCGGTGGACCGACGAGTTCCGGCAGAACCTCCACGACTTCGCCTACGCGCCGTTCGGCGGTGGCCCACGCATCTGCATCGGCCGCCAGTTCGCGCTGCTCGAGGCCAAACTCTCGCTGGCCACCATCGGACGGAACTACGAACTCTACTACCTCGGCGAGGAGGGCGACCACGACGGCCCGCCGCTCTCGCCACAGATGACGCTCCGGATGAAGGAGGGCCAGGAGTTCCTCGTCACCGAGCGCTGA